Below is a genomic region from Persicimonas caeni.
GTTCGGACCGGCGAGTCGACGTGCGGTCGCCGCGCCGATGCCGCGCGAGGCGCCGGTGATGATGATCGTTTCGAGTGTGTCCAAGGTGTCTACTCCAGTGGCTGGCGATCGCCATAGTTCGACCAACACCACCAACATAAACACGACTACCGTGGAGGGCTTGGAGGCTTGGAGGACATTTGTGCCTTCCTGCTCAAACGTCAAAAAATTGCGCCTGGCGGCGTGCGGTGGTAGTTCGGGAGATCATTGCGTTTATCCGGCCCGAGCTGCTCCATGACGTCGCGTCTCTTCATCCTGCTCGCCCTCTTGGCGACTCTCCTGGCGGGCCCCTCTGCAGGCTTCGCCCAGGGAATTGAAGGCCCCGCGGCCGAGATCACCCGCGAGACGCAACGCCAACTGCGGTCGTTCTCCGAGCAGAAAGCGAATGTCCTCGAGCGAATCGACGCGCTGGCCGAGCAGCCCACGGAAAAGGAGCGCCGCTCGGAGGTCGACCCCGTCTTCGACGATCTAGTCGAGCTGCGAGCACGTGTGCACGAGGAGTTTCGCGAGGCGCTCGTCGAGGCGAAGGCGGCCGACGAGCCGGTCCGCGAGGCCCGCGCCGCGCTCGAGGCGGCCCGCGCCGACCTCGAGGTGGAGCGCTCGCGCGAGGAACAACTCGGCGGCTCGCCGGTCTGGAAGGAGCGCGTCGCAGCGGCGAAGGCCGAGGTCGCCGAGAGCGAACGTGAGCTCGAGCGCGCCAGAGCCGTTCACGAGGCGCGTCAGGAGCGCGTGCGGGAGTACCGCTCGCATATCACCTTCTTTCCCGAGACCATCTCGCCGCTGCTCGAAAAGATCAGCGCGCCCAAACGCGCCGAATTCTTCGCGATCGACGACGAAGATAACTGGCGTGAGGCCACCCTCGGCGTCAAAAACGGGCTTCGCACCATCACGGCACGCGCTCACGGGCGCTGGGAGCAACTCACCAGCGTCGACACGACGTCGACCGACGTGTGGAGCTGGCTGTGGGGGCTCGTGTGGCGCCTGGCGGTGTGGCTGGCGCTCGCCAAGCTCTTGGTGCCGCTCATCCCGGCGATCACCGAGGGGTTGCTGCGGCGACGCTGGCTTCGGCGTCACGCCACTTTTACGATCAATATCGCCGAGCTGTTGCGCGCCCTGGCCCGTCCCCTGGCATTCTTTTTGGGCATGGAGTACGTGGCGGCCTACGTCGCCCAGAGCTTCGCCGAGTTCGAGGGGCTCGTCTGGATCATCGACGCGGTGGTCATCTACTGGGTCGTGGTGGCGGCGGCCAAAGTGCTCGTCTTGCCCCGGTCGCATCGACGCCAGCAGGGTCACGCTTCGGCCAGCGCGTTCGACAACCTCGACGAAGACGAGGCCGCGGCGATCTCCGACCTGCTCGTCATCGAACTCGACCGTGCCAAGAAACTCGTACGCAGTGTGCGCGTGGTGGTCGTCTTCTGGCTCTTGTCGGCGTATATCCCCGACTTCGTCGAGCCGCTGACCGGCATCACCGTCATCTGGTGGCTCGTCGACAAGGTCGCCGTGTGGGGCTTTGTGGGCGTGGTCTACTGGGTGCTGTCGCAGTGGAAGGACGATATCGCCTCGGTCTTCGAGCGACTGGCCGGCGACGGCTTGCGGCGGCCCGTCGAGTTTGTCCACGAGCACAAGGACCGGCCGTGGGGCGTGCTCGTCATCGCGGTCGCCTCGCTGTACGTGCTCTTCAAGGAAGTTGGCATCATCGCGCGTCGCTTCGTGCTCAACACCCAATGGTTCAAGCGGGCGAGCGCGTTTGCCTTTCGCACCAAGATCGAGCTGCGCAACCGCGAGCGCGTCCAAAATGACGGCGGCCAGCCGCTCGACGCGAAGAGACTCCCCCAGGACTACCGCGAGGTGTTTGAAGACCGTGCGCTCGTCGACGAGGCCTACCGAATCGACCGTGGCACCTACACCGCAGACGTCCTCGCGCGCTTCGAGCGCTGGAAGGCGGCGCGCCGCCAAGGCTCGGTCATCGTGTCGGGCGAGCCGGGTGTGGGCAAGACGACGTTTCTGAACGGCGTGAGCGCGAAGCTCGCCGAGGCCACCGAGTGGCCGATGGTCCGGGGTCGCATCGACGAGAAGCTCGAGAGCCGCGAGGGCGTGCTGGACTTTGTCGCCGAGCTCTTCGAACTCGACACCACGCCGAGTAGCTCCGACGAGCTCATCGCGCAGCTGAACGAGCTCGAGCCGCGCGTGGCGCTCGTCGACGACTGCCACCACGCGTTCACCCGTCAAATCGAGGGCTTCGACAGCCTCGAGACGCTCCTCGACATCGTCAACCTGTGCGACGAAGCGCACTTCTTCGTGCTCACCTTCAACGGGTTCACCTGGAGCTATATCAACCGCATCGAGGCGCGCGAGCACTACTTCGGCCAGGTGCTCACGCTCGAGCCGTGGTCCGAAGAGGACCTCGAGCGCATGATCGAGACGCGCACCGCGCACACCGACTACCTGCCGAGCTTCGCCGACCTCGTCCACGACCAAGTCGACCACGCCGACTACTTCTTCGAAGTGGTCAAGACCGCCAATGGGTACTTTCGCTACCTGCACGAGTTTAGCGGGGGCAACCCGCGCGTTGCGATGCTCTATTGGCTGCGAAGCTTGCGGCCGACGGGCGACGCGAAGACGCTGCAGGTGAGCCTGTTTCGCCGGCCGTCGACCGCCGAGTTTTCGAGCTATACCGACGACCATTGGTTCGTGCTCGGCGCGCTCGCCCAGCACGGCGAGCTCGACGTCGACGAGCTAGCCACCGTGGTGAACGTACCTCGAGGCTTCTGCAACCTTGCGGTCGACTACTTCGCCGAAGCCGGCGTGGTCGACCTCGACCCGGAGAGTCGACGGGCGCGGCTCACCCCGCTCTTCTTGCGCCAGGTGCTCCGCCAGTTGTCGAACTCGAATTTTCTGTATGGGTACGGGAACGGGTGACGCGATGTTCACGCACATGACGGCATACGCCCTGCTCGCGCAGGCGACGCCCGAGGCCCAGGCGGTCATCCAGACGCTGCAGATGATCAACCTCGGCAAGGTGTTGACCGCGGCGGTGATCATCGCGCTCGCCTACGGCCTCAACCACCTCGTTGACAACACCATCGAGCGCTTCAGCGAGGGCGTGGCCCGACGCAGGCTCGTGCTCAAGAAGCTGTCGAGCTTCGCCAAGCTGAGCATCTTCGTGGCCGCGTCGTTTCTGGTGGTCGTCACGTTTTTGGCCGGCAAGGAAGAGGTGCTCCTGGGCGTGATGGGCACCCTGGGCCTGGCGGTGGGTTTTGCGCTCAAAGACACCGCCTCGTCGATCATGGCGGGCATCTTGATTCTGGTGGACCGCCCGTTCGGCGTCGGCGACCGCATCTACTTTGGCGAGGTCTACGGCGAGGTCAAAGAGATCGGCCTTCGCGCGGTGCGCGTCCGCACGCCCGGCGACGAGATGGTCTCCATCCCGAACAACAAGTTTCTGACCGAAGCGGTCGCCTCGGCCAACGCCGGCAGCCTCGACATGCTCGTGGGCATGCAGTTCTACATCGCGGTGACCGAAGACTTCCAACTCGCCAAAAAGCTCGTCTACGAGGCGTGCGTTACCTCCAAATACGTCTTCTTGGAGCGCCCGGTGAATATCCTCATCGAGGACGTCGCCCGCGACTCGGCGTTCACCACCGTGATCACCTGCAAGGCCTACGTCATCGACACGCGCTTCGAAAAGGACTTCATCACCGACGTCACCGAGCGGGTCAAACGCATGTTCCGAAAGCACGACATCCAGGCGCCCTACGCCCGCGAGATGATGGTCGAGGAGCCCGAGCGATGCTGACCCTACTGCCGACCGTGCTGGCACAAGCGACCCCCGACGCCACGGCTTTGGCCCAGGCACTGCAGTCGATCGAGTTCGACAAGCTCCTGCACGCGCTGGCCATCGTAGCGGTCGGCTACACGCTCAACCGCCTCATCGAGACGAGCCTGGAGCGTCTGGGCAAGCAGGTTCCCAAGCGGCGGCTGTTGCTCGAGCAGGTCTCGAGCTTCACCCGGCTGAGCATCTTTGTGCTGGGGACGTATCTGGCGGCAGCGACCGTGCTCGAAAACCAGAAGAGCGCCGCGCTCGGCGTGATGGGCACACTGGCGGTGGCGCTGGGCTTCGCGCTCAAGGACACCGTCTCGTCGGTCATGGCGGGTATCTTCATCCTCGTCGACCAGCCCTTCCAAGTCGGCGACCGCGTGCGCTTCGAGGGGTACTACGGCGAGATTAAAGAGATCGGGCTTCGCTCGGTGCGCCTGCAGACCCTCGACGACCACAGGGTCTCCATCCCGAACAACAAGTTTTTGACCGAAGCGGTCGCCTCGGCCAACGACGGCGACCTCGACATGATGGTCGAGATGAAGTTCCACGTGGCGATGAGCGAGGACGCCGACCTGGTCAAAAAGCTCGTCCACCGCGCCTGCGTGACCTCCAAATATGTCTACCTCGACAAGCCGGTGGCGATGCGGGTGCGCGACGAGGAGGTCAGCTACACGTTCGTGACGACGGTGACCTGCAAGGCCTACGTCATCGACGCGCGCTTCGAGAAGGCCTACGTCAGCGACGTGACCGAGCGCGTGAAGCTTGCCTTTCGGCGCCACGGCGTGCAGTCGCCGTATGCGCGCACCGCCGAAGTCATGGCTGAATCCTAACCGGCGTCCGCCTCGGCATCGCCGGCGTCGGCCTCGTCGTCGGACGAATCATCATCGACATCGCCGTCTGCTAGCTCGTCGGTCTCGTCGGCTTGCAACTCACCGTCTTCGTTGGCGTCGCGGAACAGCGCGGCCGAGCGCTTCATGTTTTCGCGGAAGCTGTCGAGCAGGTCGCTGTTGTTGTCGGCGTCGATCAGGATCTCGGCGTCGCCGTCGGCTCCGTCGAGCTCTTCGGCCGCGAGCCATTCGTCGAGGGCGAAGGCGACGAGCAGCGGCTCGCGGCTGGCCGACAGGGTGAAGTCGCCATCCATGCGGAAGGTGTCTTTGTAGTCGTCGCGGACCACGAAGGGCGTGCCGTCGTAGGAGCCGCGCACGAGCACCGACAGGCCGTCGAGCTCGGCGGGCACGCCCGCGGGCAGGCTGTCGAGGTCGGACTCGGCGAAGCGAAGCTCCATGCGGCAGTAGCGCGTCGCCTCGCTGCTGAGCATGTCGAGCGCGGGGAACTCGCGGCCCGAGATGAGCTCGACGGCGAAGGCCTGGTCGTAGTCGGTCTCGTCGCTCCCCGAGCAGTTGGCCGCCTCGCGCAAGCGAAGCTCGTCGAAGACCAGCCATGCCTCGGTGATCTCGATGCCGCTGGCGAGCGTCAGTGCCCCGCGCTGCTGGCCGTCGTAGCCGGAGAACTCCACGGTGACGTCGGACGTCTGCGGGTTTCCAACTTCGGTGCCCACGCAGGCGCCGATGAGGCTCAGTGCGCCGATCACCGCTAGCAGATTGACAAGATTTGGTGCTGCTCGCATTCAGTCGTCTCCAGATACGTCGTCAGGCAAAGAACTCAGGGGGAAGAGCTGGGTGTTGATCTGGAAGACCACCTGCGGCTCCTCGTCGCTGTCGCACAGCTCGAAGACCAGCTCGCGAAACGCGTGCACGCGCTCTTTGAGTTCGCCGATGGTCTCCGGCGAAATGCACACCGTCATCGCCGCCAGGTCGCGGTACTCACGCGGGATGATCTCGATGGACTCGCCGGCGCGCTCGAGCATCTGGCGGTGGTAGTTGGCGATGGCCAGCGAGCGCACCTCGTGCTCGGTCGTCACGCTCGCCTCGCCGCGCACGAGCGTTCCCGAATCCTCGCGGACCACAAGCCCCAGATCCAGCAGGACTTCGAGGGCCGTCTCGGCCTGCTCCGGCTCGATGTTGGGGGTCAACTGACCGGCAATCCAGGCTGGATCCTCGTCGAAATCGGGCCGCGCGACCATCTCGCGAATCGCCGGGTAGTACCAGTGCGAGAGGTAGTCGAACATCGCCTGGTCGATGCGCCGCGCGGTGCGAAATCGGCGGCTGGCGGCCAGCTTCTCGAAGGCGCGGTTGCGCTCGCGGTCGGTCTCGGCCTGGTCGAAGTCGATGAGCAACCGAAAGAACTGCGTCTCCTCGGCATTGAGCTCGAGCGCCTTGGCGAAGTTTTCGACCGTGTCGCCGATATTGCGCTCCCCGCGCATCACGTGGCGCAAAAAGCTCGGAGACGACAACCCTGCCTTGCGCGCGAAGTAGCGGTACGAAAAGGCCGAGGTATTCGCCTTGGCCGCCTCGTAGTACGCACGCAAAAACGCGCGGTAGTCGAGGAAGTCGAAGATGTTGGGTTTCCAGTCACTCATGGGCGTACTCTCAGTTCTTCGTCAGAGTACGTAGAAAACCGCCGCCGAACAACCTCGGCGGCGGCTTTCTGTACTCGGGGCGAGTACGAGTGCGTGCTCAGTGAATGGAGGAGGAGCGGTCAGCCCTCGATGCACACCGGCGTTTCACCTCCGCCGGCCTGATTGTCCTTGGTGTCGCAGGCGTACCCGTCGCGGCAAGAGCCGTCGGCGCCGCAGCGAAGCAGGCAGGTCCCGCCGGCTTCGTCGACACAGGCGCTGCCGGCCGGACAGTCGGCGTTCGACGAGCAGCTCGTGCTGCAGGTGCCGTCGGGGAAGTCGCCTCCCTGCAAGCAAACGGAGCCGTCAGCACAGTCGGCGTCGTCCGCACACGAGCCACCGACCACGTCGCCCGTATTGCTCACCGCGTCGCACTGGGCGTTGCCCTCGGGGCAGACGCACTGGCCGGAGGTGCACTGCTCGCCGGGGAAGCAGTTGAGGCCGCATTCGCCGCAGTTGGCGACGTCCGACGAGAGGTCGACGCACTGGCCATCACAGGCGACCTGGCTGCCCGAGCACGTCAGGGGCTGGCAGGAGCCCGAGACGCACTGCTCGTCGCCGGCGCAATCGTTGCCGCATTGCCCGCAGTTGTTGACGTCGCTCGACAGGTCGACGCAGGTGTCGCCGCAGCTGACTGTGCTGCCCGGACACACACACGCGCCCGACTCACACGCGGCGTCGGCCGCGCAGTCGTTGCCACACTGGCCGCAATGCTGCGGGTCGCTGCTCACGTCGACGCACGTGTCGCCACACTGGGTCGCCCCATCGGGGCACTGACACGCCCCCGAGACGCACTCGCCGGCGCTTCCGCACGACTCGCCACAGCTTCCGCAGTTGTTCGGATCTGCCGACAGGTCGACGCACGTGTCGCCGCACAGCACCAGGTTTTCGGGGCAGCTGCACGTCCCGCCGGTGCAATCGGGCTCGGTGACGTCTTCGCCGGCACCCGTGTCGGCGCTCGTATCGGCGGTCGCGCCTGTGTCGTCGGCGTCGGTTCCGCCGGTGGCGTCCTGTGTCAGGCTTCCGTTATTCGTGCCTTGGCCTCCGGTGGCTACCTCCTCGGTGCAACTGACCGACATCATCAATACGACCGACCAAACGAGCGCCGAAATCATCGACGTTGCGCGACTCTTGCTCAGAAACATGGCTCTCTCCACCTCTCAAAAAAAATCAATCAAGCTCTCACGTTAGGATACGAAGCCATCAGGCAAGCTTCAAAGGTTTAGGCCCCCAATTCAGGAATCTCCGTACTCGGGTTGTGTACGGATTCACCGGATGCACTTCGACCTCCAAACAAGAGAACGGCCGGCGGAGACAATCTTCGCCGGCCGATTCTCTGTGGTACATGTATCGACGCTCACTCGGGATGGAAGATCGGCTCGCGATTCTCGAGGAATTGCTCGAGGCGGTCGCGGTCGGCGTCGTCGAGATCGACGAAGCGCGCGCCAAAGCCCGGAAGCGTGCCGTTTTGCAAGTCGGAGACCGCGCGCTGCCAGCACACCTCGGCTTTGACCTCGACCAAATCCTCCTCGCCGGGCAATTCGAAGACCAGCTCGATCGTTTCGCCAATCGATAGAAGCTCGTGGGTCGCCACGAAGAGGCCGCCTTCGCTCATATTGTCGGCGAAGCCCACGTAGAGGTTGGAGTCCGAGTGCATCGACACCGCCACCCTCACGCGCTTGCGGTCGCTCTCGCGACGATTGATAATGACCTCGCTTTCCTCACCACCTAAACCAGCAGCCCATGAATCTGACATTGGCGCCTCACGCAATCGGTTGAATACAGCTCATCCATGTTCGAGCCACCACAAAAAGGCAGCAAGACCACCCTAAGAGTGCCATTTTTCGAGCCCCACCTCAAGCACGACAACCGAGCCATAAGACACTACGAGAATACAGCCAACTGCGCAGGATAACACAATGAGTTTCTACGAAAACTTTCTATCTGAAACCCACAAAATGTTCCGCCAGACGGCCAAGCGATTTGCGCTCGACGAGATTCGACCGAACGCTCACGCGTGGGAGGAGGCCGGCGAGTTTCCGCGCGATCTCTATAAGAAGGCGGCTGACGCCGGCATCCTGGGCGTGGGCTTTCCGGAGGAACTCGGCGGCAGCGGAGGCGGCCCCATGGCGGGGGTGATGGTCATCGAAGGGCTGATGCACGGCGGGTCGACGGGCGTGGCCGCGGGCCTCGGCTCCCTGGGCATCGGCTTGCCGCCGGTCGTGCAGAGCGAGGACGAGCGGCTCATCGACGAGTTCGCCCGCCCTGCCCTGGCGGGCGACAAGATTTGTGGCTTGGCGATCACCGAGCCGAATACAGGCAGCGACGTGGCCGGAGTGACCACCCGCGCCGAGCTCGACGGCGACGAATACGTGGTCAGCGGCGCCAAGATGTTCATCACGTCGGGCGTGCGCGCCGACTTTTTGACCACGCTCGTGCGCACTGCCGAAGACAAGCACGGCGGCTTGAGCTTTCTGGTGGTCGAGACCGACCGTGAGGGCGTGACCCTCTCCGAGCCGCTCGCGAAGCACGGCTGGTGGGCGAGCGACACCGCCGAGATCGGCTTCGACGAGGTGCGCGTACCCAAGGAGAACTTGGTGGGCAGCGAGGGCGGCGGGTTCGTAACGCTCATGCGCAACTTCCAAAACGAGCGCCTCGCCCTGGCCGCCTACGGCGTGGCCACCGCCGAGCTCGCCTACGAGGAGTCGATGAAGTACGTGAAGGAGCGCGAGGCCTTCGGCCGCCCCATCGTCGGCTTCCAAGTCACCCGCCATAAGCTCGTCGACATGCACACGCGGATCACCGCCGCGAAGACGTTCCTGTACCAGGTCGCCAGCCGCATGGAGGCCGGCGAGTACATCGTCAAAGAGGTGTCGATGGCCAAGAATATCGCAGCCGAGCTCGCCGTCGACGTCTGCTACGAGGCGGTCCAGCTACACGGCGGCATGGGATATATGCGCGAGTCGCTCGTCGAGCGTCTGAGCCGCGACGCGCGTCTGTTGCCGATTGGTGGGGGGACTCAGGAGATTATGAAGGAGATTATTGCGAAGCAGATGGGGATCTAGGGGTTTGGGGGTTTGGGAACTGCGTGACTACTCGGGAGGTTGGGGTTCGGTGCCTTCGTAGCGTGTGTTCAGGAGGCGCACTTCGTCGAAGCGGAACAGCTCCTTGAGCACGCGGTCGGCCTGACGGTCGCTCTCGAACTCGCGGGCGAAGAACTCCTCGCCCGCGGCGTTATAAAAACGCAGCACCGCCTCGTCACGCTCGATGAGCGAGACCTGTGCCATGTTGACGCGGAAAGTACCAAACTTCGCCCAGGCAGCAGCGGTCATCGGCGGCTCCTCAGGTGTCGGAGTCGTCTTGTTCGTCGTCTTGCTGCGCTTGTTGAGCCTGCGCTTGTTCAGCCTGCTCCTTCTCGGCCTCCTCGAGCATCTCCTCGACCTCGTCGACGTGCTCGGGCTCGAGACCCTCGACCATCTCGCCCAGCGCGCGGCGCGCTTCAAAGGTGGTCATTCGCTGCTTCTGAAACTCGACACAAATCAGGCACATACGGTGCTCCTGGCTAGAAACGTTGCTTCGTGCGGGTCTGAGGCCTCACTCGTGCCCCTGCTGCTAACCGCACGTGTGTACTTATATCATCGA
It encodes:
- a CDS encoding AAA family ATPase: MTSRLFILLALLATLLAGPSAGFAQGIEGPAAEITRETQRQLRSFSEQKANVLERIDALAEQPTEKERRSEVDPVFDDLVELRARVHEEFREALVEAKAADEPVREARAALEAARADLEVERSREEQLGGSPVWKERVAAAKAEVAESERELERARAVHEARQERVREYRSHITFFPETISPLLEKISAPKRAEFFAIDDEDNWREATLGVKNGLRTITARAHGRWEQLTSVDTTSTDVWSWLWGLVWRLAVWLALAKLLVPLIPAITEGLLRRRWLRRHATFTINIAELLRALARPLAFFLGMEYVAAYVAQSFAEFEGLVWIIDAVVIYWVVVAAAKVLVLPRSHRRQQGHASASAFDNLDEDEAAAISDLLVIELDRAKKLVRSVRVVVVFWLLSAYIPDFVEPLTGITVIWWLVDKVAVWGFVGVVYWVLSQWKDDIASVFERLAGDGLRRPVEFVHEHKDRPWGVLVIAVASLYVLFKEVGIIARRFVLNTQWFKRASAFAFRTKIELRNRERVQNDGGQPLDAKRLPQDYREVFEDRALVDEAYRIDRGTYTADVLARFERWKAARRQGSVIVSGEPGVGKTTFLNGVSAKLAEATEWPMVRGRIDEKLESREGVLDFVAELFELDTTPSSSDELIAQLNELEPRVALVDDCHHAFTRQIEGFDSLETLLDIVNLCDEAHFFVLTFNGFTWSYINRIEAREHYFGQVLTLEPWSEEDLERMIETRTAHTDYLPSFADLVHDQVDHADYFFEVVKTANGYFRYLHEFSGGNPRVAMLYWLRSLRPTGDAKTLQVSLFRRPSTAEFSSYTDDHWFVLGALAQHGELDVDELATVVNVPRGFCNLAVDYFAEAGVVDLDPESRRARLTPLFLRQVLRQLSNSNFLYGYGNG
- a CDS encoding TIGR02266 family protein, whose product is MSDSWAAGLGGEESEVIINRRESDRKRVRVAVSMHSDSNLYVGFADNMSEGGLFVATHELLSIGETIELVFELPGEEDLVEVKAEVCWQRAVSDLQNGTLPGFGARFVDLDDADRDRLEQFLENREPIFHPE
- a CDS encoding mechanosensitive ion channel family protein; its protein translation is MGTGTGDAMFTHMTAYALLAQATPEAQAVIQTLQMINLGKVLTAAVIIALAYGLNHLVDNTIERFSEGVARRRLVLKKLSSFAKLSIFVAASFLVVVTFLAGKEEVLLGVMGTLGLAVGFALKDTASSIMAGILILVDRPFGVGDRIYFGEVYGEVKEIGLRAVRVRTPGDEMVSIPNNKFLTEAVASANAGSLDMLVGMQFYIAVTEDFQLAKKLVYEACVTSKYVFLERPVNILIEDVARDSAFTTVITCKAYVIDTRFEKDFITDVTERVKRMFRKHDIQAPYAREMMVEEPERC
- a CDS encoding mechanosensitive ion channel family protein is translated as MLTLLPTVLAQATPDATALAQALQSIEFDKLLHALAIVAVGYTLNRLIETSLERLGKQVPKRRLLLEQVSSFTRLSIFVLGTYLAAATVLENQKSAALGVMGTLAVALGFALKDTVSSVMAGIFILVDQPFQVGDRVRFEGYYGEIKEIGLRSVRLQTLDDHRVSIPNNKFLTEAVASANDGDLDMMVEMKFHVAMSEDADLVKKLVHRACVTSKYVYLDKPVAMRVRDEEVSYTFVTTVTCKAYVIDARFEKAYVSDVTERVKLAFRRHGVQSPYARTAEVMAES
- a CDS encoding acyl-CoA dehydrogenase family protein, encoding MSFYENFLSETHKMFRQTAKRFALDEIRPNAHAWEEAGEFPRDLYKKAADAGILGVGFPEELGGSGGGPMAGVMVIEGLMHGGSTGVAAGLGSLGIGLPPVVQSEDERLIDEFARPALAGDKICGLAITEPNTGSDVAGVTTRAELDGDEYVVSGAKMFITSGVRADFLTTLVRTAEDKHGGLSFLVVETDREGVTLSEPLAKHGWWASDTAEIGFDEVRVPKENLVGSEGGGFVTLMRNFQNERLALAAYGVATAELAYEESMKYVKEREAFGRPIVGFQVTRHKLVDMHTRITAAKTFLYQVASRMEAGEYIVKEVSMAKNIAAELAVDVCYEAVQLHGGMGYMRESLVERLSRDARLLPIGGGTQEIMKEIIAKQMGI
- a CDS encoding MXAN_6577-like cysteine-rich protein translates to MFLSKSRATSMISALVWSVVLMMSVSCTEEVATGGQGTNNGSLTQDATGGTDADDTGATADTSADTGAGEDVTEPDCTGGTCSCPENLVLCGDTCVDLSADPNNCGSCGESCGSAGECVSGACQCPDGATQCGDTCVDVSSDPQHCGQCGNDCAADAACESGACVCPGSTVSCGDTCVDLSSDVNNCGQCGNDCAGDEQCVSGSCQPLTCSGSQVACDGQCVDLSSDVANCGECGLNCFPGEQCTSGQCVCPEGNAQCDAVSNTGDVVGGSCADDADCADGSVCLQGGDFPDGTCSTSCSSNADCPAGSACVDEAGGTCLLRCGADGSCRDGYACDTKDNQAGGGETPVCIEG
- a CDS encoding TIGR02147 family protein; its protein translation is MSDWKPNIFDFLDYRAFLRAYYEAAKANTSAFSYRYFARKAGLSSPSFLRHVMRGERNIGDTVENFAKALELNAEETQFFRLLIDFDQAETDRERNRAFEKLAASRRFRTARRIDQAMFDYLSHWYYPAIREMVARPDFDEDPAWIAGQLTPNIEPEQAETALEVLLDLGLVVREDSGTLVRGEASVTTEHEVRSLAIANYHRQMLERAGESIEIIPREYRDLAAMTVCISPETIGELKERVHAFRELVFELCDSDEEPQVVFQINTQLFPLSSLPDDVSGDD